From a region of the Sphingobacteriaceae bacterium genome:
- a CDS encoding O-antigen ligase family protein yields MISIILVLIGIVIYLKLNKFYQFTVLSLSALLPFSFGKFLSVPSLSFVEWLTIVTFLMLINELVPLHSIEKRIKIIKFKGIEIFIFAILILITWTIISFVNYEMLYQPVINTLSKTGTKRLYFNIINNIVLFFTIIIFAVVYYEKLDFKKFFKILVYFSVSIGILRIFSYFFSFSIPLLYGTFRYDPNAMTSYGGIAYRFGGLAEVVTFGVPALFAYYVFEKKMKFISLMILLLCVLLSGGRTTMAGVFFSIILFSILFLPKNFIYLVVTCGIFFILFSLFAPQKVLEGQFNRLTTFKLGNFMGQDAWRGLAWKYYLDNFQKNPVFGKGIVTYQGYIYSSEEGEKEGAKDFTSAMLFSGGHGSYFSLLSTFGLGGITYFLIMIIAGIFLSIRKINQHINSDSNKTAIAVFCFMLIIIKSVDYITGGDGLVDATILFYATGLVASLTVLQHRKDLS; encoded by the coding sequence GCTAAACAAGTTTTATCAGTTTACTGTATTATCTCTCTCAGCATTATTACCGTTCAGTTTTGGAAAATTTTTATCTGTTCCCAGCCTGTCATTTGTGGAATGGTTGACCATAGTTACATTTTTAATGCTAATTAATGAACTAGTTCCACTCCATTCGATTGAAAAAAGGATTAAAATAATCAAATTCAAAGGAATTGAGATATTTATTTTTGCGATTTTGATATTAATTACCTGGACTATAATCAGCTTTGTAAACTATGAAATGTTATATCAGCCAGTGATTAATACGTTAAGTAAGACTGGGACAAAAAGGTTATACTTTAATATTATTAATAATATAGTACTTTTTTTCACAATTATTATTTTTGCAGTCGTATATTATGAAAAATTAGATTTTAAGAAATTTTTTAAAATATTAGTGTATTTTTCAGTTTCAATAGGAATCCTAAGAATCTTTTCTTACTTTTTTTCATTTAGTATTCCATTACTTTACGGTACTTTTCGGTACGACCCTAACGCTATGACGAGTTATGGTGGAATAGCTTATAGGTTTGGTGGATTGGCTGAAGTAGTAACTTTCGGGGTACCAGCTTTATTTGCTTATTACGTTTTTGAAAAAAAAATGAAGTTTATTTCTCTAATGATTCTATTGCTTTGTGTGTTATTAAGTGGAGGAAGAACAACAATGGCAGGAGTATTTTTTTCTATTATTTTATTTTCAATTTTATTTCTCCCTAAGAATTTTATATATCTTGTCGTTACCTGTGGAATATTTTTTATTCTTTTTTCCCTATTCGCTCCCCAAAAAGTCTTAGAAGGACAATTTAATAGACTGACCACATTTAAGCTGGGTAATTTTATGGGACAGGATGCGTGGAGAGGATTAGCTTGGAAATATTATCTGGATAACTTCCAGAAAAATCCTGTATTTGGTAAAGGTATCGTAACATATCAAGGTTATATTTACTCTTCCGAAGAAGGTGAAAAAGAAGGCGCTAAAGACTTTACCAGCGCCATGTTATTTTCAGGTGGGCATGGATCGTATTTTAGTCTTTTAAGCACGTTTGGACTGGGGGGAATCACGTACTTTTTAATTATGATTATTGCCGGTATATTTTTGTCTATAAGAAAAATAAATCAACATATAAATTCTGATTCAAATAAAACTGCAATCGCAGTATTTTGTTTTATGCTTATTATAATTAAGTCTGTAGATTATATAACTGGTGGTGACGGGTTAGTTGATGCTACAATCTTATTCTATGCAACTGGATTAGTTGCCTCACTAACTGTTTTACAGCATAGAAAAGACTTATCATGA
- a CDS encoding polysaccharide deacetylase family protein, whose product MDDLYYHLKGETKLPFKSLLIHFDDGYLDNFIFAYPLLKRYNLKATIWVNPDFIDDTDNRVRPTLEDYWAGKIKLDELNQYDGFINWEEMRLMEKSGVIDFQSHTLTHTQYSVSDKIIDFVSPDTKIDWLHWNLFPEDKPNFFTNPRNKIPLGYPIYESQKGNVAIKYEENGGLTNEIINYVSQNGSENFFKKSNWQDELFSLADELKMKCNNLYKKERKEEYLLRIGKELSDSKLKIENELSKKVNHICWPYGAWNDVTEKLALEHGYITSSIRGDKNIFKKEKFWRVDRIALDNPKYQNELFYFYAIYKLLGYKL is encoded by the coding sequence ATGGATGATTTATATTATCATTTAAAAGGAGAAACAAAACTCCCGTTCAAATCTTTATTAATTCATTTTGATGATGGTTATTTAGATAACTTTATATTTGCTTACCCTTTGTTAAAAAGATACAATCTAAAAGCAACTATTTGGGTCAATCCGGACTTTATTGATGACACCGATAACAGAGTAAGACCAACTTTAGAAGACTACTGGGCAGGCAAAATCAAGCTAGATGAGTTGAATCAGTATGATGGCTTTATTAATTGGGAAGAGATGCGATTAATGGAGAAATCTGGAGTAATAGACTTCCAATCGCATACTTTAACTCACACCCAATATTCTGTCTCTGATAAAATTATAGATTTTGTGTCGCCTGACACTAAAATTGACTGGCTCCATTGGAATTTGTTTCCAGAGGATAAACCCAATTTTTTCACTAATCCGCGAAATAAAATTCCTTTGGGATATCCTATTTATGAATCACAAAAAGGTAATGTTGCAATTAAGTATGAAGAAAATGGTGGACTAACTAATGAGATTATTAATTATGTGAGCCAGAACGGTAGTGAGAATTTTTTTAAAAAAAGTAATTGGCAGGATGAGCTTTTCTCACTAGCTGATGAACTGAAAATGAAATGCAATAATCTCTATAAAAAGGAAAGAAAAGAAGAATATTTATTAAGAATCGGGAAAGAACTTTCAGACTCCAAGCTTAAGATTGAAAATGAATTGAGCAAAAAAGTTAATCATATATGTTGGCCATATGGTGCGTGGAATGATGTAACAGAAAAACTCGCCTTGGAACATGGTTACATAACCAGCAGTATTAGGGGAGATAAAAATATTTTCAAAAAAGAAAAATTCTGGAGAGTTGATAGAATAGCTTTAGATAATCCCAAATATCAAAATGAATTATTCTACTTTTATGCTATTTACAAATTACTTGGTTATAAGCTTTGA
- a CDS encoding phenylacetate--CoA ligase family protein, which produces MLRKYTAKYFGYPLQDYVKKTSILETLKFLRESQYWEESRIQDYRLEKLKKLISYSYNNVPYYEKLFNTIKLKPSDIKSLKDINKIPILTKEIVRKENMNLVARNHSMKYVKKGKTGGTTGAPIIVLLDVYNRSFTWASYYRWYEWIGVNYYDKTVTFWGERTVLTKPLKNIFIDLTKNLLQNHLLINSFNMSKEDLSQIYKKLIKYKPVVLKGYLSALLDFSSYIESNSLIGLRPKVLSSTSETLLPHHRKYLEKTFNAPIYNQYGCGEVTAIAYECPHNNGLHINLEHVIIEILNDNNTAANQEMGRVIATDLDNLVMPFIRYENGDMATFSSIKCACGINQPLLESVDGRTIDTIALKNGSKVHGVFFTDILYELNVLTDKIQRFQVCQEKVGEIELRLESASGIDNSIRNVLHSTLMKFFEKVEIITLNKLENENNGKFKYIKSINL; this is translated from the coding sequence ATGTTAAGAAAATATACTGCAAAATATTTTGGATATCCCTTACAGGATTATGTAAAAAAGACGAGCATTCTTGAAACTTTAAAATTTTTACGGGAAAGCCAATATTGGGAAGAATCTAGAATTCAAGATTACCGTTTGGAGAAATTAAAGAAACTAATTTCATATTCATATAATAATGTTCCATACTACGAAAAGTTATTTAATACTATTAAATTAAAACCATCTGATATCAAATCATTAAAAGATATTAATAAAATACCAATTCTTACAAAGGAGATAGTCAGAAAAGAAAATATGAATTTGGTTGCTAGAAATCATAGTATGAAATATGTTAAAAAGGGTAAAACCGGGGGTACAACCGGTGCCCCAATTATAGTTCTCTTAGATGTGTATAATAGATCATTTACATGGGCGTCCTATTACAGATGGTATGAGTGGATAGGTGTAAATTATTATGATAAAACTGTCACTTTTTGGGGTGAAAGAACGGTTTTGACTAAACCTTTAAAAAATATATTTATCGATTTGACAAAAAACCTATTGCAAAATCATCTGCTAATCAATTCGTTCAATATGAGTAAAGAGGATTTGTCACAGATTTATAAGAAGTTAATTAAGTATAAACCAGTTGTTCTCAAAGGCTACTTATCTGCACTATTGGACTTCTCAAGTTACATTGAATCCAATTCATTAATAGGACTTAGACCTAAAGTCTTATCTAGTACCTCAGAGACTCTACTACCACATCATAGAAAATACTTAGAAAAAACATTTAATGCCCCTATTTATAACCAATATGGATGTGGAGAGGTTACAGCTATAGCTTACGAATGTCCACATAATAATGGATTACATATCAATCTAGAACACGTAATAATTGAAATTTTAAATGACAATAATACGGCTGCAAATCAAGAAATGGGGAGAGTTATTGCGACTGATTTAGATAACTTAGTAATGCCATTCATCAGATATGAAAACGGAGACATGGCTACATTTTCATCAATTAAGTGTGCATGTGGTATTAATCAACCTTTGCTGGAATCAGTTGATGGTCGTACTATTGATACTATTGCTTTAAAAAATGGAAGTAAAGTTCATGGTGTGTTTTTTACCGATATCCTATATGAACTAAATGTTCTGACTGATAAAATTCAACGTTTTCAGGTTTGTCAAGAAAAAGTAGGAGAAATAGAATTAAGACTCGAAAGTGCAAGTGGCATTGATAATTCGATAAGAAATGTTCTTCACAGCACATTAATGAAATTCTTTGAAAAGGTAGAGATTATCACGTTAAATAAATTAGAAAATGAGAATAATGGAAAATTCAAATACATTAAATCAATAAATTTATAA
- a CDS encoding glycosyltransferase, whose product MKNNLIFVQWDAYYGGLEKISQLYEKIFTSYNPLVAILRQTKSGFKYNNSYVFKEKNKLSFIFNYFRFVKNKKDSIFHIQYAGSTILLVTFLAGARKILFHFHGTKFSNKILNKLIWKLLEKKVVIIANSLHTKEVIKKKLNLQNQITVIPNLIDTKALKYIDRVYKKGDKFTVLYTGRFDKGKNIDLIVEVAKTLNYDNEIGFLLVGDGPEKETINRKINENNLGSAVKILMYTDEIMKFYYSSNLFIFTSLHESFGNVIAEAILTGLPVLSNKLPALTEFVNDDFFFFDKQDPKLIAVKIKEIKYNYPMATMRLNKVNTNLRAYLDNEKIVSTLSSLYNNLNN is encoded by the coding sequence ATGAAAAATAATTTGATTTTTGTTCAATGGGATGCCTACTATGGCGGATTAGAAAAAATATCCCAATTGTATGAAAAAATATTCACGAGCTACAATCCTCTTGTTGCGATATTAAGACAGACTAAAAGCGGTTTTAAATACAATAATAGTTATGTCTTTAAGGAAAAGAATAAATTATCCTTTATCTTTAATTATTTCCGATTTGTAAAGAATAAAAAGGACAGTATTTTTCATATTCAATATGCAGGAAGTACAATTCTACTAGTAACATTTTTAGCTGGGGCACGAAAAATTCTTTTCCATTTCCATGGCACAAAATTTTCAAATAAAATATTAAATAAATTGATCTGGAAATTGCTTGAAAAAAAAGTAGTTATCATTGCTAATTCATTACACACGAAAGAAGTCATAAAGAAGAAACTTAATCTTCAGAATCAAATTACTGTAATCCCAAACCTGATTGACACTAAAGCGTTAAAATATATAGATCGAGTTTATAAAAAGGGAGACAAATTTACTGTTCTGTATACCGGCAGATTTGATAAAGGGAAAAATATTGATTTGATAGTAGAGGTCGCAAAAACATTAAATTATGATAATGAAATAGGTTTTTTATTGGTTGGTGATGGCCCTGAAAAAGAAACTATTAATAGAAAAATTAACGAAAATAATTTAGGGTCCGCTGTTAAAATATTAATGTATACAGATGAAATAATGAAATTTTATTATTCAAGCAATCTTTTCATTTTTACATCACTTCATGAATCGTTCGGAAATGTAATAGCCGAGGCAATTCTCACTGGTCTCCCAGTTTTGAGTAATAAGCTTCCTGCATTGACCGAATTCGTTAATGATGATTTCTTCTTTTTCGATAAGCAAGATCCCAAATTAATTGCTGTTAAAATAAAAGAAATAAAATACAATTACCCAATGGCAACTATGAGGTTAAATAAAGTTAATACAAACTTAAGGGCGTATTTGGATAACGAAAAAATCGTTTCTACATTAAGTTCACTTTATAATAACTTGAATAATTAG
- a CDS encoding glycosyltransferase gives MKVLHIAAGLSSKERPHHQPFIKSQIDSLKKEGVDCRVYEIKSYNSKLEYFKSIQVIRNLITENNYDILHAHYSYCGFSTYFASSNKPIVLSFMGSDLLGTPNIQGVLTTRGKIDKFISSFVAKRMNHLIVKSEQMKNLLPIQVPISVIPNGIDFDIFKPIDRNKSRKILGFKENDFIVLFLGNVKQPVKNFNLTKKAVESFKKENDGVKLITPFGISQHQVVEYMNTSDVLMLSSFWEGSPNVIKEAMACNLPIISTKVGDVETVMQDAYNCFTVDFSEGEIIDKLRIIYESKKRSNGREKIDHLRNEVIAQKIIEVYKSVLSTK, from the coding sequence TTGAAAGTTTTACATATAGCTGCTGGATTGTCTTCAAAAGAGCGACCACATCATCAACCTTTTATCAAATCACAAATTGATTCACTGAAAAAAGAAGGAGTTGATTGTAGAGTTTATGAAATTAAAAGTTACAATTCGAAACTAGAATATTTTAAATCTATACAAGTGATTAGGAATCTCATTACAGAAAATAATTACGACATATTACATGCCCATTACAGTTATTGTGGCTTCTCAACATATTTTGCTTCTTCAAATAAACCTATTGTTCTCTCATTCATGGGGAGCGATTTATTAGGTACGCCCAATATTCAAGGCGTTTTAACAACTAGAGGTAAAATTGATAAATTCATATCATCTTTTGTTGCAAAAAGGATGAATCACTTAATAGTAAAATCAGAACAAATGAAAAATTTATTGCCTATTCAAGTACCAATATCCGTTATTCCTAATGGTATCGATTTCGATATCTTTAAACCAATCGATAGGAATAAAAGTAGAAAAATTTTAGGTTTTAAAGAAAATGATTTCATTGTTTTATTTTTAGGTAATGTAAAGCAACCAGTCAAAAATTTTAATCTAACAAAAAAGGCAGTTGAATCATTCAAAAAGGAAAATGATGGTGTAAAATTGATAACACCATTTGGAATAAGCCAACATCAAGTTGTTGAATATATGAATACATCAGACGTGCTGATGTTGTCTTCATTTTGGGAAGGATCTCCAAACGTGATTAAGGAGGCAATGGCATGTAATCTTCCAATAATTTCTACAAAAGTGGGTGATGTAGAAACGGTTATGCAAGATGCATACAACTGCTTTACTGTGGACTTTTCCGAAGGAGAAATTATTGACAAGTTAAGAATCATTTATGAGAGTAAAAAAAGAAGTAATGGTCGGGAAAAAATAGATCATTTAAGAAATGAAGTTATTGCTCAAAAAATAATAGAAGTATATAAATCAGTATTAAGTACAAAGTGA